A genome region from Hevea brasiliensis isolate MT/VB/25A 57/8 chromosome 7, ASM3005281v1, whole genome shotgun sequence includes the following:
- the LOC110643428 gene encoding WD40 repeat-containing protein HOS15 isoform X4 yields the protein MTSITSAELNYIVFRYLQESGFTHSAFALGYEAGINKCTIDGNMVPPGALITFVQKGIQYLEMEANLTCQGDADVDEDFSFLQPLDLITKDVYELRQMIKDKKKNLHKDRDKDKDKDQDKEKDKEFEREHERERARVREKDRHEREKENEKDRERVEKEKEGEKQQEDNTDKEMVADQADKNNVKHEENGNSGVPEPMEVSTTSTSQVCEIPSSDVMILEGHTSEVCACAWSPTGSLLASGSGDSTARIWTIAEGTSRSGLQNSPLNVLVLKHVKGRTNEKSKDVTTLDWNGEGTLLATGSYDGQARIWNTNGELKTTLSKHKGPIFSLKWNKKGDFLLTGSCDKTAIVWDVKSEEWRQQFEFHSGPILDVDWRNNLSFATSSTDNMIYVCKVGDNRPVKTFAGHQGEVNCVKWDPTGSLLASCSDDITAKIWSMKQDKYVHDLREHSKEIYTIRWSPTGPGTNNPNQQLLLASASFDSTVKLWDVELGKLTCSLNGHRDPVYSVAFSPNGEYLASGSLDRCVNIWSLKEVKIVKTYTGNGGIFEVCWNKEGDKIAACFANNTVCVLDLRM from the exons ATGACCTCTATAACCTCCGCCGAATTGAATTACATCGTTTTCCGCTATCTTCAAGAGTCAG GTTTTACACATTCAGCTTTTGCTTTAGGATATGAGGCAGGTATTAACAAATGTACCATAGATGGCAATATGGTTCCTCCTGGTGCTCTTATTACATTTGTACAAAAGGGAATTCAGTACTTGGAAATGGAAGCAAATTTGA CTTGCCAGGGTGATGCAGATGTGGATGAAGATTTCTCATTCTTGCAACCTTTGGATCTTATAACAAAAGATGTATATGAATTACGGCAAATGATAAAGGATAAGAAAAAAAATCTGCACAAGGACAGAGATAAAGATAAAGACAAAGACCAGGACAAAGAAAAAGATAAAGAATTTGAAAGGGAGCATGAAAGAGAACGTGCACGAGTAAGGGAGAAGGATAGGCATgaaagggagaaggaaaatgaaaaggATAGAGAGAGGGTAGAAAAGGAAAAAGAGGGAGAAAAGCAGCAAGAGGATAATACTGATAAAGAAATGGTTGCTGATCAAGCGGATAAAAATAATGTCAAACATGAGGAAAATGGAAATTCTGGAG TACCAGAACCAATGGAAGTCTCTACTACATCAACATCCCAGGTATGCGAGATTCCAAGTTCTGATGTGATGATTTTGGAGGGACATACATCTGAG GTTTGTGCCTGTGCGTGGAGCCCAACAGGATCACTTCTTGCATCTGG GTCTGGAGATTCCACAGCACGTATTTGGACAATAGCAGAGGGGACATCTAGATCTGGTCTGCAGAATAGTCCTCTAAATGTGCTGGTATTGAAGCATGTAAAGGGAAGGACGAATGAGAAGAGCAAAGATGTTACAACATTAGATTGGAAT GGTGAGGGAACCTTACTAGCAACAGGTTCATATGACGGGCAAGCAAGAATTTGGAACACAAATG GTGAACTGAAGACTACATTGAGCAAACACAAAGGTCCTATATTTTCTCTGAAGTGGAATAAAAAAGGGGATTTTCTTCTTACTGGAAGCTGTGACAAAACTGCGATAGTGTGGGATGTGAAAAGTGAGGAATGGAGACAACAGTTTGAATTTCATTCAG GTCCTATACTTGATGTTGACTGGCGCAATAATCTTTCATTTGCCACAAGCTCCACAGACAATATGATATATGTTTGCAAAGTTGGAGATAACCGCCCGGTTAAAACTTTTGCTGGGCATCAG GGTGAGGTTAATTGTGTCAAGTGGGATCCAACTGGCTCATTACTGGCTTCATGCTCTGATGATATCACTGCTAAG ATATGGAGCATGAAGCAGGACAAATATGTTCATGATTTGAGGGAACATTCTAAG GAGATCTACACCATCAGATGGAGCCCCACTGGACCTGGTACAAACAATCCTAACCAGCAATTACTCCTAGCGAG TGCATCATTTGACTCAACAGTGAAATTATGGGATGTGGAACTTGGGAAACTTACTTGCAGTTTGAATGGACACAG GGATCCTGTGTACTCGGTAGCATTTAGCCCAAATGGGGAGTATCTGGCTAGTGGGTCCCTTGATAGATGTGTCAACATCTGGTCTTTGAAGGAAGTTAAGATCGTGAAAACGTACACAGGCAATGGTGGAATATTTGAGGTTTGCTGGAACAAGGAAGGTGACAAAATTGCAGCATGCTTTGCCAACAATACAGTATGTGTGTTAGACTTGAGAATGTAA
- the LOC110643428 gene encoding WD40 repeat-containing protein HOS15 isoform X6, with protein sequence MIKDKKKNLHKDRDKDKDKDQDKEKDKEFEREHERERARVREKDRHEREKENEKDRERVEKEKEGEKQQEDNTDKEMVADQADKNNVKHEENGNSGVPEPMEVSTTSTSQVCEIPSSDVMILEGHTSEVCACAWSPTGSLLASGSGDSTARIWTIAEGTSRSGLQNSPLNVLVLKHVKGRTNEKSKDVTTLDWNGEGTLLATGSYDGQARIWNTNGELKTTLSKHKGPIFSLKWNKKGDFLLTGSCDKTAIVWDVKSEEWRQQFEFHSGLNCSPILDVDWRNNLSFATSSTDNMIYVCKVGDNRPVKTFAGHQGEVNCVKWDPTGSLLASCSDDITAKIWSMKQDKYVHDLREHSKEIYTIRWSPTGPGTNNPNQQLLLASASFDSTVKLWDVELGKLTCSLNGHRDPVYSVAFSPNGEYLASGSLDRCVNIWSLKEVKIVKTYTGNGGIFEVCWNKEGDKIAACFANNTVCVLDLRM encoded by the exons ATGATAAAGGATAAGAAAAAAAATCTGCACAAGGACAGAGATAAAGATAAAGACAAAGACCAGGACAAAGAAAAAGATAAAGAATTTGAAAGGGAGCATGAAAGAGAACGTGCACGAGTAAGGGAGAAGGATAGGCATgaaagggagaaggaaaatgaaaaggATAGAGAGAGGGTAGAAAAGGAAAAAGAGGGAGAAAAGCAGCAAGAGGATAATACTGATAAAGAAATGGTTGCTGATCAAGCGGATAAAAATAATGTCAAACATGAGGAAAATGGAAATTCTGGAG TACCAGAACCAATGGAAGTCTCTACTACATCAACATCCCAGGTATGCGAGATTCCAAGTTCTGATGTGATGATTTTGGAGGGACATACATCTGAG GTTTGTGCCTGTGCGTGGAGCCCAACAGGATCACTTCTTGCATCTGG GTCTGGAGATTCCACAGCACGTATTTGGACAATAGCAGAGGGGACATCTAGATCTGGTCTGCAGAATAGTCCTCTAAATGTGCTGGTATTGAAGCATGTAAAGGGAAGGACGAATGAGAAGAGCAAAGATGTTACAACATTAGATTGGAAT GGTGAGGGAACCTTACTAGCAACAGGTTCATATGACGGGCAAGCAAGAATTTGGAACACAAATG GTGAACTGAAGACTACATTGAGCAAACACAAAGGTCCTATATTTTCTCTGAAGTGGAATAAAAAAGGGGATTTTCTTCTTACTGGAAGCTGTGACAAAACTGCGATAGTGTGGGATGTGAAAAGTGAGGAATGGAGACAACAGTTTGAATTTCATTCAGGTTTAAACTGCA GTCCTATACTTGATGTTGACTGGCGCAATAATCTTTCATTTGCCACAAGCTCCACAGACAATATGATATATGTTTGCAAAGTTGGAGATAACCGCCCGGTTAAAACTTTTGCTGGGCATCAG GGTGAGGTTAATTGTGTCAAGTGGGATCCAACTGGCTCATTACTGGCTTCATGCTCTGATGATATCACTGCTAAG ATATGGAGCATGAAGCAGGACAAATATGTTCATGATTTGAGGGAACATTCTAAG GAGATCTACACCATCAGATGGAGCCCCACTGGACCTGGTACAAACAATCCTAACCAGCAATTACTCCTAGCGAG TGCATCATTTGACTCAACAGTGAAATTATGGGATGTGGAACTTGGGAAACTTACTTGCAGTTTGAATGGACACAG GGATCCTGTGTACTCGGTAGCATTTAGCCCAAATGGGGAGTATCTGGCTAGTGGGTCCCTTGATAGATGTGTCAACATCTGGTCTTTGAAGGAAGTTAAGATCGTGAAAACGTACACAGGCAATGGTGGAATATTTGAGGTTTGCTGGAACAAGGAAGGTGACAAAATTGCAGCATGCTTTGCCAACAATACAGTATGTGTGTTAGACTTGAGAATGTAA
- the LOC110643428 gene encoding WD40 repeat-containing protein HOS15 isoform X5 has product MTSITSAELNYIVFRYLQESGFTHSAFALGYEAGINKCTIDGNMVPPGALITFVQKGIQYLEMEANLSNGDADVDEDFSFLQPLDLITKDVYELRQMIKDKKKNLHKDRDKDKDKDQDKEKDKEFEREHERERARVREKDRHEREKENEKDRERVEKEKEGEKQQEDNTDKEMVADQADKNNVKHEENGNSGVPEPMEVSTTSTSQVCEIPSSDVMILEGHTSEVCACAWSPTGSLLASGSGDSTARIWTIAEGTSRSGLQNSPLNVLVLKHVKGRTNEKSKDVTTLDWNGEGTLLATGSYDGQARIWNTNGELKTTLSKHKGPIFSLKWNKKGDFLLTGSCDKTAIVWDVKSEEWRQQFEFHSGPILDVDWRNNLSFATSSTDNMIYVCKVGDNRPVKTFAGHQGEVNCVKWDPTGSLLASCSDDITAKIWSMKQDKYVHDLREHSKEIYTIRWSPTGPGTNNPNQQLLLASASFDSTVKLWDVELGKLTCSLNGHRDPVYSVAFSPNGEYLASGSLDRCVNIWSLKEVKIVKTYTGNGGIFEVCWNKEGDKIAACFANNTVCVLDLRM; this is encoded by the exons ATGACCTCTATAACCTCCGCCGAATTGAATTACATCGTTTTCCGCTATCTTCAAGAGTCAG GTTTTACACATTCAGCTTTTGCTTTAGGATATGAGGCAGGTATTAACAAATGTACCATAGATGGCAATATGGTTCCTCCTGGTGCTCTTATTACATTTGTACAAAAGGGAATTCAGTACTTGGAAATGGAAGCAAATTTGAGTAAT GGTGATGCAGATGTGGATGAAGATTTCTCATTCTTGCAACCTTTGGATCTTATAACAAAAGATGTATATGAATTACGGCAAATGATAAAGGATAAGAAAAAAAATCTGCACAAGGACAGAGATAAAGATAAAGACAAAGACCAGGACAAAGAAAAAGATAAAGAATTTGAAAGGGAGCATGAAAGAGAACGTGCACGAGTAAGGGAGAAGGATAGGCATgaaagggagaaggaaaatgaaaaggATAGAGAGAGGGTAGAAAAGGAAAAAGAGGGAGAAAAGCAGCAAGAGGATAATACTGATAAAGAAATGGTTGCTGATCAAGCGGATAAAAATAATGTCAAACATGAGGAAAATGGAAATTCTGGAG TACCAGAACCAATGGAAGTCTCTACTACATCAACATCCCAGGTATGCGAGATTCCAAGTTCTGATGTGATGATTTTGGAGGGACATACATCTGAG GTTTGTGCCTGTGCGTGGAGCCCAACAGGATCACTTCTTGCATCTGG GTCTGGAGATTCCACAGCACGTATTTGGACAATAGCAGAGGGGACATCTAGATCTGGTCTGCAGAATAGTCCTCTAAATGTGCTGGTATTGAAGCATGTAAAGGGAAGGACGAATGAGAAGAGCAAAGATGTTACAACATTAGATTGGAAT GGTGAGGGAACCTTACTAGCAACAGGTTCATATGACGGGCAAGCAAGAATTTGGAACACAAATG GTGAACTGAAGACTACATTGAGCAAACACAAAGGTCCTATATTTTCTCTGAAGTGGAATAAAAAAGGGGATTTTCTTCTTACTGGAAGCTGTGACAAAACTGCGATAGTGTGGGATGTGAAAAGTGAGGAATGGAGACAACAGTTTGAATTTCATTCAG GTCCTATACTTGATGTTGACTGGCGCAATAATCTTTCATTTGCCACAAGCTCCACAGACAATATGATATATGTTTGCAAAGTTGGAGATAACCGCCCGGTTAAAACTTTTGCTGGGCATCAG GGTGAGGTTAATTGTGTCAAGTGGGATCCAACTGGCTCATTACTGGCTTCATGCTCTGATGATATCACTGCTAAG ATATGGAGCATGAAGCAGGACAAATATGTTCATGATTTGAGGGAACATTCTAAG GAGATCTACACCATCAGATGGAGCCCCACTGGACCTGGTACAAACAATCCTAACCAGCAATTACTCCTAGCGAG TGCATCATTTGACTCAACAGTGAAATTATGGGATGTGGAACTTGGGAAACTTACTTGCAGTTTGAATGGACACAG GGATCCTGTGTACTCGGTAGCATTTAGCCCAAATGGGGAGTATCTGGCTAGTGGGTCCCTTGATAGATGTGTCAACATCTGGTCTTTGAAGGAAGTTAAGATCGTGAAAACGTACACAGGCAATGGTGGAATATTTGAGGTTTGCTGGAACAAGGAAGGTGACAAAATTGCAGCATGCTTTGCCAACAATACAGTATGTGTGTTAGACTTGAGAATGTAA
- the LOC110643428 gene encoding WD40 repeat-containing protein HOS15 isoform X1 yields MTSITSAELNYIVFRYLQESGFTHSAFALGYEAGINKCTIDGNMVPPGALITFVQKGIQYLEMEANLTCQGDADVDEDFSFLQPLDLITKDVYELRQMIKDKKKNLHKDRDKDKDKDQDKEKDKEFEREHERERARVREKDRHEREKENEKDRERVEKEKEGEKQQEDNTDKEMVADQADKNNVKHEENGNSGVPEPMEVSTTSTSQVCEIPSSDVMILEGHTSEVCACAWSPTGSLLASGSGDSTARIWTIAEGTSRSGLQNSPLNVLVLKHVKGRTNEKSKDVTTLDWNGEGTLLATGSYDGQARIWNTNGELKTTLSKHKGPIFSLKWNKKGDFLLTGSCDKTAIVWDVKSEEWRQQFEFHSGLNCSPILDVDWRNNLSFATSSTDNMIYVCKVGDNRPVKTFAGHQGEVNCVKWDPTGSLLASCSDDITAKIWSMKQDKYVHDLREHSKEIYTIRWSPTGPGTNNPNQQLLLASASFDSTVKLWDVELGKLTCSLNGHRDPVYSVAFSPNGEYLASGSLDRCVNIWSLKEVKIVKTYTGNGGIFEVCWNKEGDKIAACFANNTVCVLDLRM; encoded by the exons ATGACCTCTATAACCTCCGCCGAATTGAATTACATCGTTTTCCGCTATCTTCAAGAGTCAG GTTTTACACATTCAGCTTTTGCTTTAGGATATGAGGCAGGTATTAACAAATGTACCATAGATGGCAATATGGTTCCTCCTGGTGCTCTTATTACATTTGTACAAAAGGGAATTCAGTACTTGGAAATGGAAGCAAATTTGA CTTGCCAGGGTGATGCAGATGTGGATGAAGATTTCTCATTCTTGCAACCTTTGGATCTTATAACAAAAGATGTATATGAATTACGGCAAATGATAAAGGATAAGAAAAAAAATCTGCACAAGGACAGAGATAAAGATAAAGACAAAGACCAGGACAAAGAAAAAGATAAAGAATTTGAAAGGGAGCATGAAAGAGAACGTGCACGAGTAAGGGAGAAGGATAGGCATgaaagggagaaggaaaatgaaaaggATAGAGAGAGGGTAGAAAAGGAAAAAGAGGGAGAAAAGCAGCAAGAGGATAATACTGATAAAGAAATGGTTGCTGATCAAGCGGATAAAAATAATGTCAAACATGAGGAAAATGGAAATTCTGGAG TACCAGAACCAATGGAAGTCTCTACTACATCAACATCCCAGGTATGCGAGATTCCAAGTTCTGATGTGATGATTTTGGAGGGACATACATCTGAG GTTTGTGCCTGTGCGTGGAGCCCAACAGGATCACTTCTTGCATCTGG GTCTGGAGATTCCACAGCACGTATTTGGACAATAGCAGAGGGGACATCTAGATCTGGTCTGCAGAATAGTCCTCTAAATGTGCTGGTATTGAAGCATGTAAAGGGAAGGACGAATGAGAAGAGCAAAGATGTTACAACATTAGATTGGAAT GGTGAGGGAACCTTACTAGCAACAGGTTCATATGACGGGCAAGCAAGAATTTGGAACACAAATG GTGAACTGAAGACTACATTGAGCAAACACAAAGGTCCTATATTTTCTCTGAAGTGGAATAAAAAAGGGGATTTTCTTCTTACTGGAAGCTGTGACAAAACTGCGATAGTGTGGGATGTGAAAAGTGAGGAATGGAGACAACAGTTTGAATTTCATTCAGGTTTAAACTGCA GTCCTATACTTGATGTTGACTGGCGCAATAATCTTTCATTTGCCACAAGCTCCACAGACAATATGATATATGTTTGCAAAGTTGGAGATAACCGCCCGGTTAAAACTTTTGCTGGGCATCAG GGTGAGGTTAATTGTGTCAAGTGGGATCCAACTGGCTCATTACTGGCTTCATGCTCTGATGATATCACTGCTAAG ATATGGAGCATGAAGCAGGACAAATATGTTCATGATTTGAGGGAACATTCTAAG GAGATCTACACCATCAGATGGAGCCCCACTGGACCTGGTACAAACAATCCTAACCAGCAATTACTCCTAGCGAG TGCATCATTTGACTCAACAGTGAAATTATGGGATGTGGAACTTGGGAAACTTACTTGCAGTTTGAATGGACACAG GGATCCTGTGTACTCGGTAGCATTTAGCCCAAATGGGGAGTATCTGGCTAGTGGGTCCCTTGATAGATGTGTCAACATCTGGTCTTTGAAGGAAGTTAAGATCGTGAAAACGTACACAGGCAATGGTGGAATATTTGAGGTTTGCTGGAACAAGGAAGGTGACAAAATTGCAGCATGCTTTGCCAACAATACAGTATGTGTGTTAGACTTGAGAATGTAA
- the LOC110643428 gene encoding WD40 repeat-containing protein HOS15 isoform X2, with protein MTSITSAELNYIVFRYLQESGFTHSAFALGYEAGINKCTIDGNMVPPGALITFVQKGIQYLEMEANLSNGDADVDEDFSFLQPLDLITKDVYELRQMIKDKKKNLHKDRDKDKDKDQDKEKDKEFEREHERERARVREKDRHEREKENEKDRERVEKEKEGEKQQEDNTDKEMVADQADKNNVKHEENGNSGVPEPMEVSTTSTSQVCEIPSSDVMILEGHTSEVCACAWSPTGSLLASGSGDSTARIWTIAEGTSRSGLQNSPLNVLVLKHVKGRTNEKSKDVTTLDWNGEGTLLATGSYDGQARIWNTNGELKTTLSKHKGPIFSLKWNKKGDFLLTGSCDKTAIVWDVKSEEWRQQFEFHSGLNCSPILDVDWRNNLSFATSSTDNMIYVCKVGDNRPVKTFAGHQGEVNCVKWDPTGSLLASCSDDITAKIWSMKQDKYVHDLREHSKEIYTIRWSPTGPGTNNPNQQLLLASASFDSTVKLWDVELGKLTCSLNGHRDPVYSVAFSPNGEYLASGSLDRCVNIWSLKEVKIVKTYTGNGGIFEVCWNKEGDKIAACFANNTVCVLDLRM; from the exons ATGACCTCTATAACCTCCGCCGAATTGAATTACATCGTTTTCCGCTATCTTCAAGAGTCAG GTTTTACACATTCAGCTTTTGCTTTAGGATATGAGGCAGGTATTAACAAATGTACCATAGATGGCAATATGGTTCCTCCTGGTGCTCTTATTACATTTGTACAAAAGGGAATTCAGTACTTGGAAATGGAAGCAAATTTGAGTAAT GGTGATGCAGATGTGGATGAAGATTTCTCATTCTTGCAACCTTTGGATCTTATAACAAAAGATGTATATGAATTACGGCAAATGATAAAGGATAAGAAAAAAAATCTGCACAAGGACAGAGATAAAGATAAAGACAAAGACCAGGACAAAGAAAAAGATAAAGAATTTGAAAGGGAGCATGAAAGAGAACGTGCACGAGTAAGGGAGAAGGATAGGCATgaaagggagaaggaaaatgaaaaggATAGAGAGAGGGTAGAAAAGGAAAAAGAGGGAGAAAAGCAGCAAGAGGATAATACTGATAAAGAAATGGTTGCTGATCAAGCGGATAAAAATAATGTCAAACATGAGGAAAATGGAAATTCTGGAG TACCAGAACCAATGGAAGTCTCTACTACATCAACATCCCAGGTATGCGAGATTCCAAGTTCTGATGTGATGATTTTGGAGGGACATACATCTGAG GTTTGTGCCTGTGCGTGGAGCCCAACAGGATCACTTCTTGCATCTGG GTCTGGAGATTCCACAGCACGTATTTGGACAATAGCAGAGGGGACATCTAGATCTGGTCTGCAGAATAGTCCTCTAAATGTGCTGGTATTGAAGCATGTAAAGGGAAGGACGAATGAGAAGAGCAAAGATGTTACAACATTAGATTGGAAT GGTGAGGGAACCTTACTAGCAACAGGTTCATATGACGGGCAAGCAAGAATTTGGAACACAAATG GTGAACTGAAGACTACATTGAGCAAACACAAAGGTCCTATATTTTCTCTGAAGTGGAATAAAAAAGGGGATTTTCTTCTTACTGGAAGCTGTGACAAAACTGCGATAGTGTGGGATGTGAAAAGTGAGGAATGGAGACAACAGTTTGAATTTCATTCAGGTTTAAACTGCA GTCCTATACTTGATGTTGACTGGCGCAATAATCTTTCATTTGCCACAAGCTCCACAGACAATATGATATATGTTTGCAAAGTTGGAGATAACCGCCCGGTTAAAACTTTTGCTGGGCATCAG GGTGAGGTTAATTGTGTCAAGTGGGATCCAACTGGCTCATTACTGGCTTCATGCTCTGATGATATCACTGCTAAG ATATGGAGCATGAAGCAGGACAAATATGTTCATGATTTGAGGGAACATTCTAAG GAGATCTACACCATCAGATGGAGCCCCACTGGACCTGGTACAAACAATCCTAACCAGCAATTACTCCTAGCGAG TGCATCATTTGACTCAACAGTGAAATTATGGGATGTGGAACTTGGGAAACTTACTTGCAGTTTGAATGGACACAG GGATCCTGTGTACTCGGTAGCATTTAGCCCAAATGGGGAGTATCTGGCTAGTGGGTCCCTTGATAGATGTGTCAACATCTGGTCTTTGAAGGAAGTTAAGATCGTGAAAACGTACACAGGCAATGGTGGAATATTTGAGGTTTGCTGGAACAAGGAAGGTGACAAAATTGCAGCATGCTTTGCCAACAATACAGTATGTGTGTTAGACTTGAGAATGTAA
- the LOC110643428 gene encoding WD40 repeat-containing protein HOS15 isoform X3, whose translation MTSITSAELNYIVFRYLQESGFTHSAFALGYEAGINKCTIDGNMVPPGALITFVQKGIQYLEMEANLTCQGDADVDEDFSFLQPLDLITKDVYELRQMIKDKKKNLHKDRDKDKDKDQDKEKDKEFEREHERERARVREKDRHEREKENEKDRERVEKEKEGEKQQEDNTDKEMVADQADKNNVKHEENGNSGEPMEVSTTSTSQVCEIPSSDVMILEGHTSEVCACAWSPTGSLLASGSGDSTARIWTIAEGTSRSGLQNSPLNVLVLKHVKGRTNEKSKDVTTLDWNGEGTLLATGSYDGQARIWNTNGELKTTLSKHKGPIFSLKWNKKGDFLLTGSCDKTAIVWDVKSEEWRQQFEFHSGLNCSPILDVDWRNNLSFATSSTDNMIYVCKVGDNRPVKTFAGHQGEVNCVKWDPTGSLLASCSDDITAKIWSMKQDKYVHDLREHSKEIYTIRWSPTGPGTNNPNQQLLLASASFDSTVKLWDVELGKLTCSLNGHRDPVYSVAFSPNGEYLASGSLDRCVNIWSLKEVKIVKTYTGNGGIFEVCWNKEGDKIAACFANNTVCVLDLRM comes from the exons ATGACCTCTATAACCTCCGCCGAATTGAATTACATCGTTTTCCGCTATCTTCAAGAGTCAG GTTTTACACATTCAGCTTTTGCTTTAGGATATGAGGCAGGTATTAACAAATGTACCATAGATGGCAATATGGTTCCTCCTGGTGCTCTTATTACATTTGTACAAAAGGGAATTCAGTACTTGGAAATGGAAGCAAATTTGA CTTGCCAGGGTGATGCAGATGTGGATGAAGATTTCTCATTCTTGCAACCTTTGGATCTTATAACAAAAGATGTATATGAATTACGGCAAATGATAAAGGATAAGAAAAAAAATCTGCACAAGGACAGAGATAAAGATAAAGACAAAGACCAGGACAAAGAAAAAGATAAAGAATTTGAAAGGGAGCATGAAAGAGAACGTGCACGAGTAAGGGAGAAGGATAGGCATgaaagggagaaggaaaatgaaaaggATAGAGAGAGGGTAGAAAAGGAAAAAGAGGGAGAAAAGCAGCAAGAGGATAATACTGATAAAGAAATGGTTGCTGATCAAGCGGATAAAAATAATGTCAAACATGAGGAAAATGGAAATTCTGGAG AACCAATGGAAGTCTCTACTACATCAACATCCCAGGTATGCGAGATTCCAAGTTCTGATGTGATGATTTTGGAGGGACATACATCTGAG GTTTGTGCCTGTGCGTGGAGCCCAACAGGATCACTTCTTGCATCTGG GTCTGGAGATTCCACAGCACGTATTTGGACAATAGCAGAGGGGACATCTAGATCTGGTCTGCAGAATAGTCCTCTAAATGTGCTGGTATTGAAGCATGTAAAGGGAAGGACGAATGAGAAGAGCAAAGATGTTACAACATTAGATTGGAAT GGTGAGGGAACCTTACTAGCAACAGGTTCATATGACGGGCAAGCAAGAATTTGGAACACAAATG GTGAACTGAAGACTACATTGAGCAAACACAAAGGTCCTATATTTTCTCTGAAGTGGAATAAAAAAGGGGATTTTCTTCTTACTGGAAGCTGTGACAAAACTGCGATAGTGTGGGATGTGAAAAGTGAGGAATGGAGACAACAGTTTGAATTTCATTCAGGTTTAAACTGCA GTCCTATACTTGATGTTGACTGGCGCAATAATCTTTCATTTGCCACAAGCTCCACAGACAATATGATATATGTTTGCAAAGTTGGAGATAACCGCCCGGTTAAAACTTTTGCTGGGCATCAG GGTGAGGTTAATTGTGTCAAGTGGGATCCAACTGGCTCATTACTGGCTTCATGCTCTGATGATATCACTGCTAAG ATATGGAGCATGAAGCAGGACAAATATGTTCATGATTTGAGGGAACATTCTAAG GAGATCTACACCATCAGATGGAGCCCCACTGGACCTGGTACAAACAATCCTAACCAGCAATTACTCCTAGCGAG TGCATCATTTGACTCAACAGTGAAATTATGGGATGTGGAACTTGGGAAACTTACTTGCAGTTTGAATGGACACAG GGATCCTGTGTACTCGGTAGCATTTAGCCCAAATGGGGAGTATCTGGCTAGTGGGTCCCTTGATAGATGTGTCAACATCTGGTCTTTGAAGGAAGTTAAGATCGTGAAAACGTACACAGGCAATGGTGGAATATTTGAGGTTTGCTGGAACAAGGAAGGTGACAAAATTGCAGCATGCTTTGCCAACAATACAGTATGTGTGTTAGACTTGAGAATGTAA